The proteins below come from a single Miscanthus floridulus cultivar M001 chromosome 1, ASM1932011v1, whole genome shotgun sequence genomic window:
- the LOC136542851 gene encoding NADH dehydrogenase [ubiquinone] 1 alpha subcomplex subunit 8-B-like produces MSASSTPVDASGEPIPTSSVLMAASKHIAVRCRPENVAFLNCKKKDPNPEKCLEKGRQVTRCVLSLLKELHQKCPKEMDEYAGCMYYYTNEFDFCRKEQQAFEEACPNSE; encoded by the exons ATGTCGGCGAGCAGCACGCCCGTAGATGCCTCGGGGGAGCCGATCCCGACGTCGTCGGTGCTGATGGCGGCGTCGAAGCACATCGCGGTCCGGTGCCGCCCGGAGAACGTCGCCTTCCTCAACTGCAAGAAGAAGGACCCTAACCCCGAGAAGTGCCTCGAGAAGGGCCGCCAGGTCACACGCTGCGTCCTTAGCCT GTTGAAAGAACTTCACCAAAAGTGTCCTAAGGAAATGGATGAGTATGCTGGCTGCATGTATTACTACACCAACGAATTCGACTTCTGCCGTAAGGAGCAGCAAGCTTTTGAGGAAGCCTGCCCCAATTCCGAGTAG